CTGATTGGCCTTTTGTTTGTCATCGAGAGCCAGCGGATTTCCGAGAGTTCTTATGGCTCAGCAGTAGGCCCTGATATCTTCCCTATCGGATTGGGAAGTTTACTGATCTTGCTCAGTGCGCGGCTTGTGTATGAGACCATGCGCTACGATGTTTCCGGAGAAAAAGGGGAATCCATCAATTACCGGAAATTTATTATCATTTTCGTCAGTGCTGTAGTATACGCTGCGCTGCTTGAGCCATTGGGTTATGTCATTACGACGTTCGCATTTCTGTTAGTCGCATTCCAGACAATGGAACGCGGCAAATGGCTTCAATCGATCGTTGTCGCAACTTTATTTTCTGTCGGTGTCTACTACTTATTTGCGACATTCCTGGGAGGCTCCCTTCCCGGATTCCCGGTATTCTAACATGAAAGGCTGGTTCCTATGAGCGCATTAAACTTCTTATTCGACGGATTCCTCGTCGCTTTCCAATGGCATAATATCCTTTTCGCATTCGTGGGTGTACTGATCGGGACGGCTGTCGGCGTGCTGCCCGGGATCGGCCCGATGAGCGGTGTCGCACTCCTGATTCCAGTCACTGCCACACTGACCGGCGGACTCCCGCCTGAATCAGCTGCAGCAAGTTCCATTATTCTACTGGCAGGTGTTTACTACGGGGCTATGTACGGAGGATCTACCACCTCCATCCTGCTGAATACACCCGGTGAATCCTCCTCGGTTGTCACCACACTTGATGGTTATCAGATGGCCCAGCAAGGCCGGGCAGGTGCTGCTTTATCCATTGCGGCCATCGGCTCATTCGTTGCCGGCATCATATCGCTGATCGGGCTGGTTCTGCTTGCAAAACCGTTATCGAATGTGGCGCTTGAATTTGGTCCTGCCGAATACTTTTCACTGATGCTGCTCGGACTTGCTGCTGTCAGCGGGCTTGCCGGCAAATCGATGACGAAAGCACTGATGATGACGGTGTTCGGTCTGATGCTCGGCACGATCGGCATCGATGCCGTTTCCGGGATCGCCCGGTTCACCTATGATCTTCCGATTCTGTATTCCGGCTTGGAATTCCTGACGATTGCAGTGGGACTGTTCGCACTGGGAGAAGTATTCAAAACGATTTTGGAACGGGAACACGAAGATGGGGCCATCGCCAAAATCAGCCGGATTCTTCCGACAAGACAAGACATGAAAGACAGCACTGCGCCGATCTTGCGCGGGTCTTTCCTCGGCTTCTTCATTGGTGTCCTCCCGGGAGCCGGTGCGACGCTCGCTTCCTTCTTTTCATACATCGCAGAGAAGAAATTCAGCAAGTTCCCGGAAAAATTCGGCACCGGAGCCATTGCCGGCGTAGCCGGACCCGAGTCAGCGAATAACGCGGCATCAGGAGGCGCCATGATCCCACTTCTGACGCTCGGAATCCCTGGTTCCGGTACAACTGCTATTTTGATGGGCGCCCTCATTATGTACAACGTTCAGCCGGGCCCCCTGCTGTTCAATGATCACCCGGAAGTCGCCTGGGGACTGATCGCCAGCATGTTTATCGGCAATCTCATGCTCCTTGTTCTCAACATGCCGCTGGTCAAAGTGTTTGCGAAAATCATTCAGACACCGAAACGGTACTTGCTGCCAATCATCGTTGCAATCTCGTTCTTCGGTGTATATGCTGTCCAGTACACAACGTTCGATTTGTATCTGCTGCTGGCATGCGGCGTGCTGGGCTATCTGCTCACACGCAATGACTTCCCGGTTGCTCCACTTGTCCTGGCGCTGGTGCTCGGACCAATGATTGAAAATAATATGCGGAGAGCGCTGACCATATCCAATGGTGATTTCTCGATTTTTGTCACAAAACCTCTATCGCTGGCATTGCTCTTGATTGCAGCCGCCTGGTTATTGGTTCCACTCCTTCTGAAATTTAAAGGCCGGGCTATTGTTGTAAACGAAGAGGATTAATTATCGAACACAAAAAAAGCAGCCGGAGAATTTATCCCCGGCTGCTTTCGTATTTCATCAAACTGACGCTTCTTCTTTTAATGCATCAAGGCGCGCCTGTACTTCTGCTGCTGTCAGGCCGTTTTCTGCCGCATAGCGATTGCGTGGATGTTCCCGGCATTCGTCTGAGCAAGAACGCATGTACTTGTACTCGTTTTCTTCTGAAGCCAGGATTTTTTTATTGCATTCCGGATTCGCGCAGTTTACGTAGCGTTCGCAAGGTTCGCCGGTGAAATGGTCGCGTCCGACGATAACATGTTCCACCCGGTTGACCGGCACGGCAATCCGCTCATCGAACACATAGAGCTGACCGTCCCATAATTTACCCTGCACTTCCGGGTCTTTTCCGTAAGTGACGATGCCGCCATGGAGCTGACCGACATTATCGAAGCCTTCCCGCTTCAGCCAGCCGGAGAATTTCTCGCAGCGAATTCCGCCTGTGCAGTAAGTGAGGACTTCTTTCCCTTCAAGCATTTCCCGGTTCTCCTCTACCCATTTCGGCAGATCGCGGAAGTTCTCGATATCCGGACGGATGGCGCCGCGGAAATGTCCAAGGTCGTACTCGTAATCGTTCCGTGCGTCGAGGACGATGGTATTCTCATCCTGCATTTTTTTATAGAACTCTTCAGGCTCCAGGTAATTGCCTGTCAGTTCGTTTGGATTGATGTCATCTTCGAGGCTCAAGTTAACAATTTCATTGCGGAAGCGCACGTGCATTTTCTTGAATGCATGGCCGTCCGTTTCATCGATTTTGAAGACGATGTCCGAGAAGCGCGGATCCGCCTTCAGCATGTCCGTATACTTTTCAGTCTGTTCGATTGTGCCCGAGCACGTCCCGTTGATGCCTTCATGGCCCACGAGGATGCGCCCTTTCAGTCCGAGTTCTTTACACACTTCGAGGTGCTCGGCTGCGAACGTCTCCGGATCTTCAATCGGTACATATTTGTAGAATAATAGTACGTTGTAAGTATGATTTTGCATGAATCATACCTCCTTGGATAATGTGTTTACTTACGAATACACCCGTAAAAAACCTTCCCTATTTTATACTAAACGCTGGAAGAATTCAACTTTCCGGAATGGTGGTTTGGAGGTCATTATAAGTAAGTGGCTTTGTTTAGGGAGATTGGCTGTTTAGCGAATAGCCCGCCTGTTTCAGCGAATAGAAACCGAATTTGGCGAATAGCCTGCCTGCCTGCCTGTTTCGGCGAATAGAAACCGAATTTAGCGAATAGCCCGCCTGTTTCAGCGAATAGAAACCGAATTTGGCGAATAGCCTGCCTGTTTCAGCGAATAGAAACCGAATTTGGCGAATAGCCCACTTGTTTCGGCGAATAGAACCCGAATTTGGCGGATAGCATCTGGTTTTCAAGATAATCTTGATCAACAGCAAAACAGCCGCCAAACCGGCGGCTGTTTCAGCAGAAGTTGATCCTTCGTTAATTCAGAATGTACTTCTCAAAGACGTCAGTGAAATCTTTTTTCGTATACATATCGTATTTGCTGGTCAGCCAGTCAAAGACATGTTCATTGATCGATGCGTATTGCTCAGCGGGACTGCCGCCCTGTCCGCCTGCGCGGCCGATCGAGCTGGCTGCGACTTCCAGGCTGCGGTTGGCGAATTTCAGCATTCTGCCGTTTTCTTCCGCAATGTGGGACAATGCTGTCAGTACTTTATACAGGTCTCTGATTTCAGTCAGGAATTTTTTGTGAACATCGATCGACATGGCTTCATTGCCAATGTTGAACTTGATCTCCACGTCCAAGTCGACGGTCCCCGCTGTCTCAAGCGCCACGTTGGTCACCGGATTCAAGTAATACTCATAGCGTTTCAGGTTCCGCTTTTTGCTGACGGCATTTGCTCCATCCACATGGATCAGCGCTTTATTCGTAAAGCAGTACTCGTCTGACTTAGATTTAATAAGGAAGAAAATCTTCTCCCCATCCTCATGCATGACGTAATCATCTGATTCGACTTTGTCGAAATCCTCCTTCTTGATGACCGAGCCGATATCACTCAGACCAAGTGCATCGGATGCCACTTTACCGAACATTGCCATGTTCCTCTCTCCTTTAACAGACTCGATTTTTGATGTCGTTTCCAGTGAGGCAGGCGTGGATCGCTTCCGCGTTCAACTGCATCATCGCGTGACGCGCCTGGACGCTCGCGCTTCCGATGTGCGGAGTCACCGTGACATTCGGCAGCGACAGCAACGGATGATCAGTCGGTACGGGTTCCTCTTCGAATACATCAAGACCAGCTGCCCAAATGTCACCATTCTTCAACGCTGCTTCCAGTGCTTTTTCATCGACGATGCCACCGCGTGCGACATTGATGAGGCTCGCCGTGTTTTTCATCAATCCGAGTTCCCGTTCTCCGATCATGCCGGCTGTCTGATCGGTGTATGGCGTTAGCAGGACAACGAAATCCGACCGGGACAGCAATTCATCCAAATCCGAATAAACGAAGTCCTCAAACCGCCGGCGTGTGCGATTATGGTACAGGACATCCATATCGAAACCTTTCGCCCGCCGCGCCACCGCTTCACCGATGCGCCCCATGCCGATGATGCCGATCGTCGCGCCATAAACATCATGGCCGGTAAAGCCGAGCGGCGTCCACGCTTTCCATTCGCCTGCCCGCAACGCCCGGGAAGCTTCCGACAGCCGGCGTGCCGTTGCCATCAGCAGCGCGAATGTCAAATCTGCCGTCGCTTCCGTCAGCGCATCAGGCGTATTTGTCACACAAATGCCCCGCTCGCGTGCTGCATCCAGGTCGATATTGTTATGTCCGACCGCCAGATTGGAAACAATCTTCAGATTCGGCGCATTATCCAGCACTTCCCGGTCGATGGAATCTGTCAGCATGGCCCAGATGGCGCTTGCCTCCTTTACTTCTTCCAATAGAACCTCGCGCGGCACCGGCGTCTCTTCCTCTTCCCACATGCGCACTTCATATGATTCCCTTAAGCCAGCCACTGCCTCATCAGGTAATTTACGTGTTATATACACAATCGGTTTCACAAATTCAGCCTCCAGTCAGTCCGTTTTCTTTTTAGTGTAACAATTAAAAAAACTGCCGGCAAATGCCGGCAATTGTCAAGTTCTGTCTTTCTTTCTTCGGATGAACCAAATGAAGCCAATTACAAGCAACAGTGCCAGTAATGCGTACATGATATTTGAATACACATCGAATTTGCCGACGACCTCTTCCCAGTTTTCGCCGACTGAAGCGCCGAGCCATACGAGGACAGTGTTCCAGATGATGGTTCCGAGCGTCGTGAAGATCAGAAACGGCACAAGGTGCATGCCGGAACTGCCCGCCGGAATGGAAATCAGGCTCCGGATAAGTGGAATAAAACGGCAGAAGAACACCGTCCAAATCCCGTACTTCTCAAACCAGCCATTCGCTTTATGTAAATCCTCCCGATCGATGCGCAGCCATTTGCCGTATCGGTCGATCAGCCGCTCCAGCCGGGGCACACTCATCACACGGCCCACACCATATAGAATGACAGCTCCGGCCACCGAACCGGCCGTCGATGCCACAATAACGCCGAATATCGTCAGCTGCGTCGTCGCTGTCATGAATCCCCCGAATGTAAGAATCACTTCAGACGGGATCGGCGGAAATACATTCTCCAGCATGATGAGGAGGAACACACCCCAATAGCCGTAATTCGCCATCACGTCCGTAATCCAATTTTCCAATTTAAATCCTTCCTCTCATTACACAAATGCAGCAGTTCCGAAAATCGAATGCCTATCTTTGGTCATTTACCCGTTATCATACCAAAAAAACAGCCGCTTCGGTGAACCGCCTTTCAAATGACGACACAAAACAGCAGAAGTTTCACATTTTCAGCCGATGTTCACTAGTCGAAAGATGGGTCCTGATTGTCCCTACGCCGCAAGTCTTAGACGAAAATGCAGTCCAGGCCCGTATTGGCGGATTCCTGCCGCTGATAAGATAAGGATGTAAACAAGGCAGCCCCTTACAAGCTGCACACTATTAAAGGAGGCAACACCCATGAACAAATTTTGGCTCGCAGTAATCGGCATCACTGCAGGAATCGTGGCTTTGGCGAATCTCGGTTCGCTCCTCGGCCTGATCGTTTCGGCTGCGGTCGTCTACGCAGGTATTCATTTCTACCAGCGCAGTGTCTCGACGCCTGCAAAAGTCTGGTGGGGAATCGTCATCGTAATCGGTGTAGTTACAGCGATTGCAAATGTCCCTGCATTTTTCGCAGTAGCCGGCCTGATCGTTCTCTGGATGGTTTACCGGAGATGGAATGGCGAAGAGGTTTCGGTATCCCGCTCAAAAGATCCGTTCACGAATTTCGAAAACCAGTGGAAGCAACTTAAAAAATAAGGAGGAATTGATCATGACAACAGCTTGGAACCGTTTGAAATTCGCATTGGAAACTGACCTTGATGCATTGATTTCGAGAAAAGAACAGAAAAACCCGCTTGCCCTGCTTAACCGGTACGTGAAAGAAGCGGAAAAGCAGACAGAAGATACCGGCAAATGGCTCGAACGGCAAGCACAGCTGAACGGGAAACTTGAAAAGGAACTGGAAGAGGCCGCTGCGATGCTGGAGAAACGCCAGCGTCAGCAGGAATTGGCCGCAGCTGCAGGTGAAGAAGACCTCGCACAATTCGCCGAACGGGAAGTAGCCGCTTACAGCCAGCGGACCGCTGTCCTGAAAAGCAGCATCGCTGACAACCGCAATGAGTACGAACAGATGGAGCGCAAGTACGAGGAAATGAAGCATAAAGTGAAAGACATGAAGATCCGCCAGCTGCAGCTGATGGGTAAAGAAAACGCAACCCGGGCCAATGTCTACATGGATCGCGTGCTTCATCCCGAACACGGCGAAGCTAGCATCGGCACCAATGATGAGATGATGTCGTACATTGAACGGCTGAGCGGCACGATCGAAGAACAGCATGAACAAAATGTCCTTGTCCACCGGCTCGAAGCGCTCGAAAAAAACAGCGCACAGGAACAGGAAATCCGATAAACTAACAATAAGAACAATCCGGAAGCGAACCGCTTTCGGATTGGCTTCGTTCAATAAAAGTCCAATGAAGGGAGGAACTGAGATGATGCGCCAGTTCTCGACGAACCAGCAGGCTTTTTTTCTGTTGCTGCTGTTTGTCCTGCTGTTTATCGAATCCACGATTTTTCAGAACGGCTCCGTCTTCCTGGCAGTGCTCGGCTTCATTTTCATCTATATCGGTGTGCGCAAATACTACCGCTTCGGCAAAGTGATGTTCTGGATCGGTGTCTTCTTTCTGGCCATCGCAGTTCTCTCACTTTGGACGCTGCGCCTGCTGGTGCTGGCCGTGGCGATCTCGCTTATGGTCCGGCTGTGGAAAGGCGAGGAGTGGCAACAGGAAATCCCGCTCACTGCAGGTCCGGATTCCCGAACCGATCCGGCTTCACGCAAGCTGATCCACAATAAATTATTCTCTGCACAAACCACACCTGCCGAGGCATTCGAATGGAAAGATATCCACATTCAAGGTTTGGCCGGGGATTTACTGAT
Above is a genomic segment from Planococcus lenghuensis containing:
- a CDS encoding lmo0954 family membrane protein; amino-acid sequence: MNKFWLAVIGITAGIVALANLGSLLGLIVSAAVVYAGIHFYQRSVSTPAKVWWGIVIVIGVVTAIANVPAFFAVAGLIVLWMVYRRWNGEEVSVSRSKDPFTNFENQWKQLKK
- a CDS encoding PH domain-containing protein, with protein sequence MFGKVASDALGLSDIGSVIKKEDFDKVESDDYVMHEDGEKIFFLIKSKSDEYCFTNKALIHVDGANAVSKKRNLKRYEYYLNPVTNVALETAGTVDLDVEIKFNIGNEAMSIDVHKKFLTEIRDLYKVLTALSHIAEENGRMLKFANRSLEVAASSIGRAGGQGGSPAEQYASINEHVFDWLTSKYDMYTKKDFTDVFEKYILN
- the liaF gene encoding cell wall-active antibiotics response protein LiaF — protein: MMRQFSTNQQAFFLLLLFVLLFIESTIFQNGSVFLAVLGFIFIYIGVRKYYRFGKVMFWIGVFFLAIAVLSLWTLRLLVLAVAISLMVRLWKGEEWQQEIPLTAGPDSRTDPASRKLIHNKLFSAQTTPAEAFEWKDIHIQGLAGDLLIDATQTVLPKRTSLISIRQGFGKVRIVVPYEVPVRVFYSTLYGDARFFNNPKQRILYSTVQTHDGYENEEPNKAQAELLISLTTWMGDVEVIRR
- a CDS encoding 2-hydroxyacid dehydrogenase, with the protein product MKPIVYITRKLPDEAVAGLRESYEVRMWEEEETPVPREVLLEEVKEASAIWAMLTDSIDREVLDNAPNLKIVSNLAVGHNNIDLDAARERGICVTNTPDALTEATADLTFALLMATARRLSEASRALRAGEWKAWTPLGFTGHDVYGATIGIIGMGRIGEAVARRAKGFDMDVLYHNRTRRRFEDFVYSDLDELLSRSDFVVLLTPYTDQTAGMIGERELGLMKNTASLINVARGGIVDEKALEAALKNGDIWAAGLDVFEEEPVPTDHPLLSLPNVTVTPHIGSASVQARHAMMQLNAEAIHACLTGNDIKNRVC
- a CDS encoding tripartite tricarboxylate transporter TctB family protein, giving the protein MSKTFDRFAGIAFLLIGLLFVIESQRISESSYGSAVGPDIFPIGLGSLLILLSARLVYETMRYDVSGEKGESINYRKFIIIFVSAVVYAALLEPLGYVITTFAFLLVAFQTMERGKWLQSIVVATLFSVGVYYLFATFLGGSLPGFPVF
- the trhO gene encoding oxygen-dependent tRNA uridine(34) hydroxylase TrhO, with the protein product MQNHTYNVLLFYKYVPIEDPETFAAEHLEVCKELGLKGRILVGHEGINGTCSGTIEQTEKYTDMLKADPRFSDIVFKIDETDGHAFKKMHVRFRNEIVNLSLEDDINPNELTGNYLEPEEFYKKMQDENTIVLDARNDYEYDLGHFRGAIRPDIENFRDLPKWVEENREMLEGKEVLTYCTGGIRCEKFSGWLKREGFDNVGQLHGGIVTYGKDPEVQGKLWDGQLYVFDERIAVPVNRVEHVIVGRDHFTGEPCERYVNCANPECNKKILASEENEYKYMRSCSDECREHPRNRYAAENGLTAAEVQARLDALKEEASV
- a CDS encoding tripartite tricarboxylate transporter permease; its protein translation is MSALNFLFDGFLVAFQWHNILFAFVGVLIGTAVGVLPGIGPMSGVALLIPVTATLTGGLPPESAAASSIILLAGVYYGAMYGGSTTSILLNTPGESSSVVTTLDGYQMAQQGRAGAALSIAAIGSFVAGIISLIGLVLLAKPLSNVALEFGPAEYFSLMLLGLAAVSGLAGKSMTKALMMTVFGLMLGTIGIDAVSGIARFTYDLPILYSGLEFLTIAVGLFALGEVFKTILEREHEDGAIAKISRILPTRQDMKDSTAPILRGSFLGFFIGVLPGAGATLASFFSYIAEKKFSKFPEKFGTGAIAGVAGPESANNAASGGAMIPLLTLGIPGSGTTAILMGALIMYNVQPGPLLFNDHPEVAWGLIASMFIGNLMLLVLNMPLVKVFAKIIQTPKRYLLPIIVAISFFGVYAVQYTTFDLYLLLACGVLGYLLTRNDFPVAPLVLALVLGPMIENNMRRALTISNGDFSIFVTKPLSLALLLIAAAWLLVPLLLKFKGRAIVVNEED
- a CDS encoding DedA family protein; this translates as MENWITDVMANYGYWGVFLLIMLENVFPPIPSEVILTFGGFMTATTQLTIFGVIVASTAGSVAGAVILYGVGRVMSVPRLERLIDRYGKWLRIDREDLHKANGWFEKYGIWTVFFCRFIPLIRSLISIPAGSSGMHLVPFLIFTTLGTIIWNTVLVWLGASVGENWEEVVGKFDVYSNIMYALLALLLVIGFIWFIRRKKDRT
- a CDS encoding PspA/IM30 family protein; its protein translation is MTTAWNRLKFALETDLDALISRKEQKNPLALLNRYVKEAEKQTEDTGKWLERQAQLNGKLEKELEEAAAMLEKRQRQQELAAAAGEEDLAQFAEREVAAYSQRTAVLKSSIADNRNEYEQMERKYEEMKHKVKDMKIRQLQLMGKENATRANVYMDRVLHPEHGEASIGTNDEMMSYIERLSGTIEEQHEQNVLVHRLEALEKNSAQEQEIR